CCCTCTCCGCAGCGGTTCCGCAGTCGGCGATGCTGGTGACGTTCGGGGTGAGCTTAACCCATACCGGCTTTCCGGTTTTCGAGACCGCACGGGTGCACTCGTAGACCAGATCAGGGTCCGATCCGATCTGCGCTCCGTATCCTTCCGCATGGGGACAGGATACGTTCAGCTCGAAGCCCGCCGCACTGTCCATAAACCATGAGGCCACTTCTGCGAATTCTTCCGAGTTCGCGCCGAATATACTTGCGATTACAGATTTGCCCTTCAGGGGAGCTATCTCTTCCGTGAAATCACGTGAAGGGTTTGGAAGCCCCATCGCGTTGATTAGAGCTCCGTCGAGAACCTGAACGCACGGGCCCTTGTGCCCCTCTTTGGGGTACGGCCCGATAGACTTGGTGACCACGCCGCCGGCACCGGACTCAAGAATCCTGTTTAAGGATGCGCCGGTCGTCCCCAGAACACCTGCAGCAAGAATAAGATGATTTTTCAGATCGATTCCGCCCACCGAGACGGAATCTTTTAAATTCAACGTTATCATCAGGAATAGAAATTAAATTGTAGCTATTATTATTTTAGCATAATCCAAACCATCTATGAATGACAGTCCTCTCGATACTGGGTGCAGGCAAGATCGGCGGCGAGGTTGCATTTTTATCCGCAGCCACCGGAATTGCCGGTGAAATACATCTTTTCGACATAAACAAACCCCTCCTTGAGGCACAGAGGCTCGATCTTCTCCATACAGGACTCGACATCAGTATCGATACAGATCCTGAAAACATCCGCAACTCCGATATCATCCTCTTTGCAGCGGGAATGGCGAGGAATCCGCAGATAAAGACCAGGGCGGATCTTCTCGACGTCAATATCCGCGTCGCATCCGAGTGCATGAAATGCATAAACAGTTTTGACGGGGTGTTCATTGCCGTTACAAATCCGATGGACGCTCTAAATTATTATTTCTGCACAAAAGGCGGGATTGAAAGAGAGAAGTGCATCGGCTTCGGCGGACAGCTTGACACGGCAAGACTCCACCTGTTCCTGAAGGAGAAAGGAATTGCCCCCGACAATACCGCGCAGGCCCTGGGAGAGCACGGAGAATTTCAGGTGCCGGTCTTTTCGGGTCTTAAGGAAGAAGTCCCGACCGACCTGCGCGAGGAGATCCTTTCGATGATGCGTGGAGCGAGTATGCCGGTTATCAAGGGAAAAGGCGGAACGGTATTCGGCCCGGCGCAGAATATAGTCGATCTAATCAGGATCATATCGCAGGATTTGCGCGAGACGGTCCCGTGCTCCTGCGCCCTCGACGGCGAATACGGGATCTCCTCCTGCTCGATGGGAGTCCCGGCAGTAATCGGGCGTGAAGGCATACTCCGGATCGAAGAGACAGATCTTGACGAATGGGAGATGAACAAAATGAACGAAGCGGCGGAGCACCTGAAAACGCTCTGCGGGAGATTCTGAGATGGGTCATAAACAGGAGCAGGAGCCGTCACAGCCGGTCTCTGTCGCCATCAACCAGGTCGAATACTCGAACACTGCGGAAGGATCGATCGTTCATATCCTCGGACGGGACGAATCAGGGAAAGCGCACGAGATCAGGGTGAAAGGATTCAGGCCGTACTTTTATGCACCTGTCGGGCAGGCTGAAATGGTCCCGACTCCGGATTCGACCGAAGTAGATCTTACAAAGGAATATACTTCGATAAGAGGCGAAAAACTCCGGCGAATCTATACAAGGACTCCGGGAGATGTCAGGGAAGTCAGGGACAGGTACACCCATTTCGAAGCCGACATCCTCTTCACCACGCGGTTTATGATCGACTGCGGTATCACCGGGGGGATTACCGTCCCTTCAGATTATGCAGATTACACCGAAGTCAGCCCGTGCAACCTGAGCGTCTCACCCCGGATCTGCATGATGGATATCGAATGCGAGGACCTAAACGGCTTTCCCGATCCCAACCGCGACAGGATCAACTGTATCACGTGCTGGGACTCATACGACGATCATTATACCACTTTCTTCTGGAAGAACGAGGATTCACCATTTAAGGGCAGCATCAAACCGTCGCTGGAAAATCATACCGTGCAGGAATTCGATACCGAAAAAGGACTCCTGACGGCACTGGTATCCTACATACGTGAAAAAGATCCCGATATAATGTCGGGCTGGAATTTCGTAGACTTCGATATTCCCTACACTCTCGGAAGGATGAAAAACCTGAATATTCACGAGGATGCACTTTCCAGGCTTCCCGGGGTTTCTTCGAGAGCTCCCGTAAGGGGTAGGGCCATATTCGATCTTCTGACTGCATACAAAAAGATGCAGGGAGCGAGGAAGGAATCATACAGACTTGATGCAATCGGGGAGGAAGAACTCGGCGAGGGAAAGATCAGGTACACCGGGACGATATCAGAACTCTGGATCGAAGACCCCCAGACTCTCGTTGACTATAACCTGAAGGATGTCGAACTCTGCGTAGGGATCAACAAAAAGAACGATATTATCGAGTTCTACCAGGAGATCGCGAGGTACGTCGGATGCCCGCTCGACAACACCATAAATTCCTCAAACATCGTCGATATCTTCGTCCTGCGAAAGGCTCACGGGAAGTACGTGCTTCCATCGAAAGGATTTGCAAATGCAGAGGAGTTCGAGGGTGCGACTGTATTCGACCCGTCACGCGGGGTGAAGGAGAACGTCGTCGTCCTCGACCTGAAATCCCTCTACCCGATGTGTATGATGACGATCAACGCATCGCCGGAGACCAAAGATCCTAACGGCGAACTGCATGCCCCTAACGGGATCAGGTTCAGGAAAGAGCCCGACGGTCTCACGAGGAGCATAATCAGCGATCTGCTTGCTGAAAGGGACGAAAAGAAGGCACTCAGGAATAAATACGAATACGGATCCCCCGAGTACAAACTCTACGACATCCAGCAGAATGTAATGAAGGTAATAATGAACACCTACTACGGTGTCAGCGGATATGCAAGGTTCAGGCTGTACGACAGGGAGATCGGTTCGGCCGTCACATCCGTCGGAAGGGCGATAATCGAACACACGCGAAATGTCATAGAAAAGATGGGATTCACCGTCCTGTATGGTGATACCGACAGCTGCATGATCCAGCTTCCTCCACTCGACAGGGAAGAGACCATAAACACCGCACGTGAGATCGAGGCGGAACTCAACTCAAGTTACTCCACCTTCGCAAGGGAAGCGCTCGGGGCCGAGAAACATTACTTCTCAATAAAATTCGAGAAGATCTACAAGCGGTTCTTCCAGGCCGGACGGAAGAAGAGATACGCGGGACATCTCGTCTGGAAAGAGGGACAGGATATAGACAAGATAGACATCGTCGGATTCGAGATGAAGAGGAGCGACTCCTCCCACATGACCAAGGTGGTCCAGCTTCATGTGATGGAGCTGATCCTGAAGGGGTCCGAGATCTCAGAACTCAAGGCATACCTCAAAGAGATTATCACCGGGTACAGGAAAGGCCGCTATTCGCTCGATGATATCGGCGTTCCGGGAGGGATCGGCAAGGCCCTCGATGCATACGAAACCAAAGACGCACAGGTCCGCGGCGCGATGTATTCGAATAAATACCTTGGGACCGATTTCAAGAGAGGCAGCAAACCGAAGCGTGTCTACATCAAAAATGTCACATCGAAGTATCCTAAGACGGATGTAATCTGTTTCGAATACGCCGACCAGGTGCCGCCGGAATTCATAGTGGACTACGAGACCATGCTTGAAAAGAGCATCAAGCAGCCCATATCAAGAATTATCGAGGCTATAGGGCTGAAGTGGGATGACATCGACCCGTCGAGAACGACGCTCTTCGATTTCGGGATGTAGAGGCAACGATAAAATCAGGATTATATTATGAGCATGAAGATCACCGGATGGATAGAGCACGGGGGAAAGATCCTCTCGGACGAAGAGATCATGAACGCGACCGGGGGAGGCTCTCCTCTCCTTTGCAGTTGCGGCGGCGAATTTTACATTGAGTGGGACGACTGCCGGGCGAGGGATCACCTCGGCATCATTCCCGGAGATTGTCCTCCGGGAAAGATCGTGTGCGACGGGAAGGAGAGATGCAGCATCTTCCCGGAGATCCCGGATCTCAGTCTCGACGATGCAATAATACAGTCCATCCGGCTCAGGAGCGATGAAGGCGTTGTTGCATTCTCGGGAGGTGTCGACTCCGCGCTTGTCGCGGCAGTCTCCGACAGACCGGCGATTACCGTCGGCATCAGCGGCTGCCACGACATCATTCACTCGAAAGAGGTTGCAGAACTGGCAGGACTGAAGTCTCATACGATCTGTGAGATTGAAACCGACGAGATAGAACCGGTGTTGAAAAAGGTTCTCAGGGTAATCCCGAGAAAGACGCCACTCGACGCATCGATCGCGGCCACGCTCTTCTTCGTTGCACGATGGGCGTCTGCAAACGGTCACAAGAGAATACTTGCAGGCCAGGGGGCCGACGAGCTTTTCGGCGGCTACGCCCGCTATCTTGAGCCCGGCGATCCTGCTGAAAAACTGAAAACGGATTTCGAAGGTCTCTCCGTCCAGTCCAAACGCGATCAGGCGGTCGCATCGATCCACGGGACATATGTCTCGTGCCCGTACCTCGACATGAGAGTGGTGCGCGCTTCGCAGGCACTACCACCCGGCGGAATGGTCCGTGAAGGTATCAGAAAATACCCCCTGAGAGCGGTCGCCGCATCGCATATGCCCGAAGAAGCAGCCTTTTACAGCAAGAAAGCGATGCAGTACGGGAGCGGAGTGTGGAAAGAAATCCAGAGACTTGCACGTAAAAACGGTTATAAAAATTCGGTGCAACGGTACATAGATCAATTGATTAATCAAATTAATCCCTGAGGGTTCATTAAATGGTCACAAAGGAAGAAG
The nucleotide sequence above comes from Methanolacinia paynteri. Encoded proteins:
- a CDS encoding dihydroorotate dehydrogenase, producing the protein MITLNLKDSVSVGGIDLKNHLILAAGVLGTTGASLNRILESGAGGVVTKSIGPYPKEGHKGPCVQVLDGALINAMGLPNPSRDFTEEIAPLKGKSVIASIFGANSEEFAEVASWFMDSAAGFELNVSCPHAEGYGAQIGSDPDLVYECTRAVSKTGKPVWVKLTPNVTSIADCGTAAERGGASALVAINTVRAMRISTDLRKPMLGNGSGGLSGDAILPIAVKCVWDLYEACEIPIVGCGGVSSADNVIEMMMAGASAVEIGSAVLNGVDIFEKISGELYSKDGMPAEEIVGCAHE
- a CDS encoding malate dehydrogenase, whose product is MTVLSILGAGKIGGEVAFLSAATGIAGEIHLFDINKPLLEAQRLDLLHTGLDISIDTDPENIRNSDIILFAAGMARNPQIKTRADLLDVNIRVASECMKCINSFDGVFIAVTNPMDALNYYFCTKGGIEREKCIGFGGQLDTARLHLFLKEKGIAPDNTAQALGEHGEFQVPVFSGLKEEVPTDLREEILSMMRGASMPVIKGKGGTVFGPAQNIVDLIRIISQDLRETVPCSCALDGEYGISSCSMGVPAVIGREGILRIEETDLDEWEMNKMNEAAEHLKTLCGRF
- a CDS encoding DNA-directed DNA polymerase, which gives rise to MGHKQEQEPSQPVSVAINQVEYSNTAEGSIVHILGRDESGKAHEIRVKGFRPYFYAPVGQAEMVPTPDSTEVDLTKEYTSIRGEKLRRIYTRTPGDVREVRDRYTHFEADILFTTRFMIDCGITGGITVPSDYADYTEVSPCNLSVSPRICMMDIECEDLNGFPDPNRDRINCITCWDSYDDHYTTFFWKNEDSPFKGSIKPSLENHTVQEFDTEKGLLTALVSYIREKDPDIMSGWNFVDFDIPYTLGRMKNLNIHEDALSRLPGVSSRAPVRGRAIFDLLTAYKKMQGARKESYRLDAIGEEELGEGKIRYTGTISELWIEDPQTLVDYNLKDVELCVGINKKNDIIEFYQEIARYVGCPLDNTINSSNIVDIFVLRKAHGKYVLPSKGFANAEEFEGATVFDPSRGVKENVVVLDLKSLYPMCMMTINASPETKDPNGELHAPNGIRFRKEPDGLTRSIISDLLAERDEKKALRNKYEYGSPEYKLYDIQQNVMKVIMNTYYGVSGYARFRLYDREIGSAVTSVGRAIIEHTRNVIEKMGFTVLYGDTDSCMIQLPPLDREETINTAREIEAELNSSYSTFAREALGAEKHYFSIKFEKIYKRFFQAGRKKRYAGHLVWKEGQDIDKIDIVGFEMKRSDSSHMTKVVQLHVMELILKGSEISELKAYLKEIITGYRKGRYSLDDIGVPGGIGKALDAYETKDAQVRGAMYSNKYLGTDFKRGSKPKRVYIKNVTSKYPKTDVICFEYADQVPPEFIVDYETMLEKSIKQPISRIIEAIGLKWDDIDPSRTTLFDFGM
- a CDS encoding asparagine synthase C-terminal domain-containing protein, producing the protein MSMKITGWIEHGGKILSDEEIMNATGGGSPLLCSCGGEFYIEWDDCRARDHLGIIPGDCPPGKIVCDGKERCSIFPEIPDLSLDDAIIQSIRLRSDEGVVAFSGGVDSALVAAVSDRPAITVGISGCHDIIHSKEVAELAGLKSHTICEIETDEIEPVLKKVLRVIPRKTPLDASIAATLFFVARWASANGHKRILAGQGADELFGGYARYLEPGDPAEKLKTDFEGLSVQSKRDQAVASIHGTYVSCPYLDMRVVRASQALPPGGMVREGIRKYPLRAVAASHMPEEAAFYSKKAMQYGSGVWKEIQRLARKNGYKNSVQRYIDQLINQINP